In one window of Mytilus trossulus isolate FHL-02 chromosome 7, PNRI_Mtr1.1.1.hap1, whole genome shotgun sequence DNA:
- the LOC134726587 gene encoding PR domain zinc finger protein 8-like — MGVITVVDIDYGHIFGPFPISSTAMDPTYAIGMLTQDTQHQGPMLEIDPSINNGLARGMEWLAYINPARNEDEQNMEAYVKNKEVFYRALRIIKSSEELLVWYSKDFCQLIDVPEVKRIPLSENEKYICSRCGETFEYIFSLKAHMKFKCEVGSHKMRFNKQRLSISPEPESNYCRKRSLEHSEDIANKKFLKDNVHGIDKIMFSKDYRDVNSNVPNHTHEKSDLGSSAFRKVEKEVISSPKDENKAHISHKDKTDMKYENERLYVPPYVSLPVSSKECFVPPDMLSTLMMPRSMGMMNTSIKTDIHSKVMDTYGIGLAYPFSVQNSIMGNMESLSPNSRKQYLMNMNSTLTASIPFSKSANPMVEKILQTSNMAMLHKPLPALTQSTNWCAKCNTSFRMTSDLVYHMRSHHSKESPTVIKKRDDKLKCNICQETFKERHHLTRHMTSHQ, encoded by the exons ATGGGTGTGATAACAGTAGTAGACATTGATTACGGACATATTTTCGGTCCTTTTCCTATTTCAAGCACGGCTATGGATCCAACATATGCTATTGGAATGCTGACGCAAGACACTCAACACCAGGGACCAATGTTAGAG ATTGACCCTTCAATAAATAATGGGTTGGCACGTGGAATGGAATGGCTGGCTTACATCAACCCAGCCAGAAATGAAGATGAACAAAATATGGAGGCGTACGTGAAGAATAAAGAAGTGTTTTATAGGGCGTTACGTATAATAAAATCGAGTGAAGAACTCTTAGTGTGGTACAGTAAAGACTTCTGTCAGTTGATTGATGTACCGGAAGTTAAAAGAATACCCCTTTCAG aaaatgaaaaatatatctgtTCAAGATGTGGAGAAACATTCGAATACATATTCTCACTTAAAGCACACATGAAGTTTAAATGTGAAGTTGGATCACATAAAATGCGTTTCAATAAGCAAAGATTATCTATATCACCTGAACCGGAGAGTAATTATTGCCGGAAAAGAAGTCTAGAACATTCAGAAGACATCGCAAATAAAAAGTTTCTTAAAGACAATGTCCATGGTAttgataaaataatgttttctaaAGACTATAGAGATGTAAACTCTAATGTACCAAATCATACTCATGAAAAGTCCGATCTCGGCTCGAGTGCGttcagaaaagttgaaaaagaaGTCATTTCTAGTccaaaagatgaaaataaagcTCATATTTCTCATAAAGACAAAACAgacatgaaatatgaaaatgagcGACTCTATGTTCCTCCATATGTGTCTCTACCCGTTTCGAGTAAGGAGTGTTTTGTTCCACCGGATATGTTGTCTACACTTATGATGCCACGTAGTATGGGTATGATGAACACTAGTATTAAAACAGATATACATTCTAAAGTGATGGACACATATGGTATAGGACTCGCATATCCATTTTCTGTGCAAAATTCTATCATGGGAAACATGGAAAGTTTATCTCCGAATTCTAGAAAACAGTATTTAATGAATATGAATAGTACTCTTACTGCTTCAATACCATTTTCCAAAAGTGCAAATCCTATGGTTGAAAAGATCCTACAAACAAGTAATATGGCAATGCTGCATAAACCACTTCCGGCTTTGACACAATCTACAAACTGGTGCGCTAAGTGTAATACGTCATTCCGAATGACCAGTGACCTAGTTTATCACATGCGGTCTCATCATTCAAAAGAAAGTCCAACCGTTATTAAGAAAAGAGACGATAAActtaaatgtaatatttgtcaAGAAACATTTAAGGAACGCCATCATTTGACTCGTCATATGACATCACATCAGTAA